The following proteins come from a genomic window of Nostoc sp. ATCC 53789:
- a CDS encoding class II glutamine amidotransferase — protein MCQLLGMNCNVPTDICFSFEGFSARGGKTDDHSDGWGIAFFEGKGCRMFLDAQPSVASPVAEFVRSYPIHSTHVIAHIRKATQGEVALHNCHPFRRELWGQYWVFAHNGNLPDFDPENLGFYQAVGDTDSEKAFCLMLETLRSRFPDGKPDIKKLYPVLKQISDAIAERGIFNYLLSDGEHFFAHCSTNLSYIVRQAPFAAAHLIDQDMTVDFREVTTERDRVAVIATTPLTDNEVWTKIQPGELLVFQDGLPLKICI, from the coding sequence ATGTGTCAATTGCTCGGAATGAATTGCAATGTTCCAACGGATATTTGCTTTTCTTTTGAAGGGTTTTCTGCACGGGGAGGAAAAACGGATGATCATAGCGATGGTTGGGGCATTGCTTTCTTTGAAGGGAAGGGATGTCGGATGTTTTTAGATGCCCAACCTTCTGTTGCTTCTCCTGTCGCAGAGTTTGTGCGGAGTTATCCTATCCACTCAACCCATGTCATCGCCCATATCCGTAAAGCTACCCAGGGTGAAGTTGCCTTACACAACTGCCATCCTTTCCGCAGAGAATTGTGGGGTCAATATTGGGTGTTTGCCCACAATGGTAATTTGCCAGATTTTGATCCAGAAAATTTGGGATTTTATCAAGCCGTAGGTGATACAGATAGTGAAAAAGCATTCTGTCTGATGCTAGAAACATTGCGATCGCGCTTTCCTGATGGTAAACCTGACATCAAGAAACTGTACCCTGTACTCAAACAAATTAGTGATGCAATTGCAGAAAGAGGTATATTTAATTACTTATTATCTGATGGAGAACACTTTTTTGCTCATTGTTCAACTAACCTCAGCTACATTGTCCGTCAAGCGCCCTTTGCAGCTGCCCATTTAATCGATCAAGACATGACTGTAGATTTTCGGGAAGTGACTACCGAACGCGATCGCGTTGCTGTCATTGCTACTACTCCCCTGACTGACAACGAAGTTTGGACAAAAATTCAACCGGGAGAATTACTAGTTTTTCAGGATGGGCTACCACTGAAAATATGTATTTAG
- a CDS encoding putative quinol monooxygenase gives MTNQTIRVVAHIIALPNKVEDVKAVLLELIEPTRQEAGAIKYELLQNQYDPTDFTVVEEWTSHEALNAHLDSPHFQVGAAKLEALVAAAPDIRKYHLLA, from the coding sequence ATGACTAACCAAACTATTCGTGTTGTTGCCCATATTATTGCTTTGCCTAACAAAGTAGAAGATGTAAAAGCTGTACTGTTGGAACTCATTGAGCCAACCCGTCAGGAAGCAGGTGCGATAAAGTATGAACTTTTGCAAAACCAATACGACCCAACAGACTTTACTGTTGTAGAAGAGTGGACTTCTCATGAAGCCCTAAATGCTCATCTAGATTCGCCCCATTTCCAAGTGGGAGCAGCCAAACTAGAAGCTTTAGTGGCTGCCGCACCAGATATCCGCAAATACCATCTTTTGGCATAA
- a CDS encoding Calvin cycle protein CP12 produces the protein MTTTLNSFETAGVANLEEAITEAITEARTTCELNGSDSAGCAVAWDIVEELQAEKADQQQAKAKKNSLENYCDRHPASVECLIYDV, from the coding sequence ATGACAACTACCCTAAACTCATTTGAAACTGCTGGTGTAGCAAATCTTGAAGAAGCCATTACTGAAGCCATTACTGAAGCTCGTACAACTTGTGAGCTAAATGGCAGCGATTCTGCGGGTTGTGCCGTAGCCTGGGACATTGTGGAAGAATTGCAAGCAGAGAAAGCCGATCAGCAGCAAGCAAAAGCAAAGAAAAACTCTTTAGAAAACTATTGCGATCGCCATCCTGCTTCCGTAGAATGTCTAATCTACGACGTTTAA
- a CDS encoding TlyA family RNA methyltransferase, translating into MAKQRLDTLLVELNLCSSRALAQRLIQAGEVTVNQQLVDKPGTEVDIAAQINIKERSPFVSRGGEKLSKALSVFAIPVKDRICLDGGISTGGFTDCLLQAGAKQVYGIDVGYGQVDWGLRNDSRVILRERTNLRQLRPEELYSENDPIPDLAVVDVSFISLTKILPALWQLTQANREAVLLVKPQFEVGRSRVGKKGVVRDPNDQADAIFQVLQAAHGLGWKYKGLTWSPITGPAGNIEYLLWLGMESEIPLPDLEAIKQITQSATTDLRKS; encoded by the coding sequence TTGGCTAAACAGCGACTCGACACACTATTAGTAGAGCTAAATTTATGTTCTTCTCGCGCCTTGGCACAAAGGTTAATTCAGGCGGGGGAAGTGACTGTTAATCAGCAGCTAGTTGATAAGCCTGGTACAGAAGTTGATATTGCGGCTCAAATAAATATTAAAGAGCGATCGCCTTTTGTTTCTAGAGGCGGTGAAAAACTCTCCAAAGCTTTGTCAGTATTTGCCATCCCTGTAAAAGATCGCATTTGTTTAGATGGTGGGATTTCTACAGGTGGTTTTACTGATTGTCTCTTGCAAGCTGGAGCAAAACAAGTTTACGGCATTGATGTTGGTTACGGACAAGTTGACTGGGGGCTGCGAAATGATTCGCGGGTGATTTTGCGAGAACGTACCAATTTACGCCAACTACGACCAGAGGAGTTATATAGCGAAAACGATCCGATTCCTGATTTGGCGGTGGTTGATGTATCGTTTATTTCTTTAACTAAGATTCTGCCTGCTTTGTGGCAACTAACTCAAGCTAACCGAGAAGCTGTATTGTTAGTCAAGCCACAGTTTGAAGTTGGCAGATCCCGTGTGGGTAAAAAAGGTGTTGTGCGAGATCCAAACGACCAAGCTGATGCTATTTTTCAGGTGTTGCAAGCAGCCCACGGATTAGGATGGAAATACAAAGGCTTAACTTGGTCGCCGATCACTGGCCCGGCTGGGAATATCGAATATCTTTTGTGGTTGGGAATGGAAAGTGAAATACCATTACCCGATTTAGAGGCAATTAAGCAAATAACGCAATCAGCAACAACTGATTTACGGAAAAGTTAA
- the purE gene encoding 5-(carboxyamino)imidazole ribonucleotide mutase, protein MTLLIGIIMGSDSDLPTMKDAIAVCDEFGVESEVAIVSAHRTPERMVQYAQLAHQRGIKVIIAGAGGAAHLPGMVASLTPLPVIGVPVVTRNLQGVDSLYSILQMPAGIPVATVAIGNAKNAGLLAVQILATHQPELLEKVQQYRQTLCESVNAKQEKLERLGYEQYLQQMF, encoded by the coding sequence ATGACTCTCCTAATTGGTATTATCATGGGCAGCGATTCTGATTTGCCCACCATGAAAGACGCGATCGCAGTTTGTGACGAATTTGGCGTTGAAAGCGAAGTGGCGATCGTTTCTGCTCACCGTACTCCAGAACGGATGGTGCAATATGCTCAACTCGCACACCAACGCGGTATTAAAGTGATTATTGCCGGTGCCGGTGGTGCTGCCCATCTGCCTGGAATGGTAGCGTCTTTAACACCACTTCCTGTTATTGGTGTTCCTGTAGTCACCAGGAACTTACAAGGTGTAGATTCTTTGTATTCTATTTTACAAATGCCTGCGGGTATTCCTGTGGCAACAGTGGCGATCGGTAATGCCAAAAATGCCGGACTTTTAGCAGTACAAATTCTTGCAACTCATCAACCAGAATTGCTAGAAAAAGTGCAACAATATCGCCAAACCCTCTGTGAATCAGTAAATGCAAAGCAAGAAAAGCTAGAACGATTAGGCTATGAGCAATATTTACAGCAGATGTTTTAA